A single genomic interval of Ruminococcus sp. NK3A76 harbors:
- a CDS encoding protein kinase gives MTELSIGQEVELELGGKAKVAGIIGSGGQGTVYLVEYNGMKWALKWYDISKMKDPEQFKANIKRNINDGAPSNKFIWPRYLTKNTEDGTFGYLMELKPESFDSFVDILNTYKLKVDPLTGRAQKEPVRFTDLKAMVTACINIANAFRQLHRAGKSYQDLNDGGFFINTDTGAVLVVDCDNIAPDGANFGIGGKPGYMAPEIVRGIAKPDTQTDKYSLAVVLFKLLFRGDPMEGEKVIKDVCLTEAAELKHYGAEAVFVYDPDNTTNRPVRGIHDNVIKFWRIYPDYIKNAFIKSFTEGLNDPNKRIIENEWQQLFMRLRTEIIACTCGRTNFTSMFEMQDSTTYRCPKCGMTFATIGFSDKDYRLPLYIGSKFYECDIEKNSDDFIGIAGELVENKLKPGVLGIRNSSEKTWNVRMPDNQFYKVDPGKGCPIWPGLEIDFGDVTAKI, from the coding sequence ATGACGGAGCTTAGTATAGGACAGGAAGTTGAACTCGAACTCGGAGGTAAGGCCAAGGTCGCAGGCATTATAGGCAGCGGCGGTCAGGGTACTGTATACCTGGTCGAGTATAACGGAATGAAGTGGGCGCTCAAATGGTACGACATCAGCAAGATGAAGGACCCAGAGCAGTTCAAGGCAAATATCAAGAGAAATATCAACGACGGCGCACCGAGCAATAAGTTCATATGGCCGAGATACCTCACAAAGAATACTGAGGACGGCACATTCGGTTATCTCATGGAGCTTAAGCCCGAGAGTTTTGACAGCTTCGTTGATATACTCAACACCTACAAGCTCAAGGTTGACCCGCTCACAGGCAGGGCTCAGAAGGAGCCTGTAAGATTTACAGACCTTAAGGCAATGGTCACAGCCTGCATCAATATAGCTAACGCTTTCAGACAGCTGCACAGAGCAGGTAAGAGCTATCAGGACCTTAACGACGGCGGCTTCTTTATCAATACCGATACAGGCGCTGTTTTAGTCGTTGACTGCGATAATATCGCACCTGACGGCGCAAACTTCGGCATAGGCGGTAAGCCCGGCTATATGGCGCCTGAGATAGTAAGAGGTATCGCAAAGCCTGATACCCAGACGGATAAGTATTCGCTGGCGGTAGTTCTTTTCAAGCTGCTGTTCAGAGGCGACCCTATGGAGGGCGAGAAGGTCATCAAGGACGTGTGCCTTACCGAGGCTGCCGAGCTTAAGCACTACGGCGCTGAGGCAGTGTTCGTGTATGATCCTGACAATACCACTAACAGACCTGTTAGAGGTATCCACGACAATGTTATCAAGTTCTGGAGGATATATCCCGATTATATCAAGAATGCGTTCATCAAGTCATTTACCGAAGGCCTTAATGACCCGAACAAGAGAATAATCGAGAATGAATGGCAGCAGCTGTTCATGAGACTCAGAACAGAGATAATCGCCTGCACCTGCGGCAGAACGAACTTCACCTCGATGTTCGAGATGCAGGACAGCACAACATACAGATGCCCCAAGTGCGGCATGACATTTGCAACTATAGGCTTCTCGGATAAGGACTACCGTCTGCCGCTCTACATAGGCTCTAAGTTCTATGAGTGCGATATTGAGAAGAATTCCGACGACTTTATCGGCATTGCCGGCGAGCTTGTTGAGAATAAGCTCAAGCCCGGTGTGCTCGGTATAAGAAACAGCTCGGAAAAGACCTGGAACGTCAGGATGCCTGATAACCAGTTCTATAAAGTAGACCCCGGCAAGGGCTGCCCGATATGGCCCGGCCTTGAGATCGACTTCGGAGATGTTACGGCTAAGATCTGA
- a CDS encoding MoxR family ATPase codes for MNIKNAKKQIASTVRAYLAKDSEGRYLIPPHKQRPVFLVGAPGIGKTEIMSQIASEMGIGLISYSMTHHTRQSAIGLPIIKHRQYGDEEFDITEYTMSEIISSVYELMESSGVKNGILFLDEINCISETLMPIMLGFLQYKVFGGHKLPEGWVVVTAGNPPEYNSSVREFDIVTYDRLKLIEVSPELDAWKEYAYACGVHSAVITYLEIKPQNFYKIESSSGVRRFVTARGWDDLGRALGAYEQLGIAADKELIGQYIRIDAIAEDFAVYYELYNKYRSDYKVQAVLSGDAGEDIKQRAKNAAFDERYSLLGLILEALRERTARVLEQEELISGLKEVLAGIKQQKDADISAILRAAQADCRERRERLKASGGLSEYKDRLLSRQADALSELSAVADGGFEAVSAAYSGRVEQFKAQVSEVRDAHSNMFSFCEEVFGAAQELLILVTELAASPVNARFIAHYGCDDYYRYDKQLMFGERRQGIVSEIEDLLAE; via the coding sequence TTGAATATCAAAAATGCGAAAAAACAGATAGCTTCCACTGTCAGGGCATATCTTGCAAAGGACAGCGAGGGAAGATATCTTATACCGCCGCACAAGCAGCGGCCGGTTTTCCTTGTCGGTGCGCCAGGTATCGGCAAGACGGAGATAATGTCGCAGATAGCCTCTGAAATGGGTATCGGGCTTATTTCCTACTCGATGACTCACCACACAAGGCAGAGTGCGATCGGCCTGCCGATAATAAAACACAGGCAGTACGGCGATGAGGAGTTTGATATCACAGAATATACGATGAGCGAGATAATCTCATCTGTCTATGAGCTTATGGAGAGCTCAGGTGTGAAAAACGGGATACTCTTCCTTGATGAGATAAACTGCATATCCGAAACGCTCATGCCGATAATGCTCGGCTTTTTGCAGTATAAGGTCTTCGGCGGCCATAAGCTGCCCGAGGGGTGGGTCGTTGTGACGGCAGGAAATCCGCCTGAGTATAATTCGAGCGTCAGGGAGTTTGACATAGTCACCTATGACAGACTAAAGCTCATAGAAGTCTCGCCTGAGCTCGATGCGTGGAAGGAATACGCCTACGCCTGCGGAGTACACAGCGCAGTTATCACATATCTGGAGATAAAGCCGCAGAATTTCTACAAGATAGAGAGCTCGTCAGGTGTCAGGAGATTTGTCACCGCCCGTGGCTGGGACGACCTCGGCCGTGCGCTCGGCGCTTATGAGCAGCTCGGCATTGCTGCCGATAAGGAGCTGATAGGCCAGTATATCCGCATAGATGCGATAGCAGAGGATTTTGCGGTGTATTATGAGCTGTATAACAAATACAGGAGCGACTATAAGGTGCAGGCTGTGCTCTCAGGCGATGCCGGGGAGGATATAAAGCAGCGTGCTAAGAATGCGGCGTTCGATGAGAGATATTCGCTGCTCGGGCTTATCCTTGAAGCGCTCAGAGAGCGGACTGCAAGGGTGCTTGAACAGGAGGAACTGATAAGCGGCCTCAAAGAAGTGCTCGCAGGCATAAAGCAGCAGAAAGATGCCGATATATCCGCTATTCTCAGAGCCGCACAGGCTGACTGCCGTGAGCGGCGGGAGCGTCTTAAGGCCTCAGGCGGCCTATCTGAGTATAAAGACAGGCTGCTGTCACGTCAGGCAGATGCTCTTTCAGAGCTTTCGGCGGTGGCAGACGGGGGCTTTGAAGCAGTCAGCGCTGCATATTCAGGCAGGGTGGAGCAGTTCAAGGCGCAGGTGAGCGAAGTAAGAGATGCCCACTCGAATATGTTCTCATTCTGTGAGGAAGTCTTCGGTGCAGCGCAGGAGCTGCTGATACTTGTCACCGAGCTCGCTGCAAGCCCTGTAAATGCGAGATTTATAGCGCATTACGGGTGCGATGATTACTACAGGTATGACAAGCAGCTGATGTTCGGCGAAAGGCGTCAGGGCATAGTCAGCGAGATAGAAGATTTACTTGCTGAGTGA
- a CDS encoding leucine-rich repeat domain-containing protein — protein MQCEYCQANIRTGSAVCPECRRLVKYNVLGFGNTKRVQQALSELVAEQSERIKNVDIFCAMLRDYLPDYDVERTILEKAVRAGALTDILKAFDKKEEFSNVRDKLTRKFEMSGSETEFVLASLGYMMGFGYPSSMMVKESPKKEKKEKKGPTAINFDLKVFGRIDAFKNRIARHVVVKEGFTKLDGYCFDGYGFMRDVELPDTLLQISEYAFSDCKKLEEIRIPKSVKKVEKGAFNACVSLKRVSLPDGILDIGDNTFFCCTSLEQVRIPDSVNSIGENAFSGCGALRTIVASGNIKFIDENAFSYCPQLTVVCTENSYIHKYCIQNKVKFKTLAVGTPLPGEDEMEE, from the coding sequence ATGCAATGCGAATACTGTCAGGCAAATATCAGGACAGGCAGTGCGGTCTGTCCCGAATGCAGAAGGCTCGTAAAGTATAATGTCCTTGGCTTCGGCAATACAAAGCGTGTGCAGCAGGCACTGAGCGAGCTTGTTGCCGAGCAGAGCGAGAGGATAAAGAATGTCGATATCTTCTGCGCCATGCTGAGGGACTACCTGCCCGACTATGATGTCGAGCGAACGATCCTTGAAAAGGCTGTAAGAGCAGGGGCGCTTACTGATATACTCAAGGCTTTTGATAAGAAAGAGGAGTTTTCAAACGTCCGTGACAAGCTGACAAGAAAGTTTGAGATGAGCGGCAGTGAGACTGAGTTCGTGCTTGCCTCTCTCGGATATATGATGGGCTTCGGATATCCGTCTTCGATGATGGTAAAGGAGTCGCCCAAGAAGGAAAAGAAGGAAAAGAAAGGCCCGACGGCGATAAATTTCGATCTTAAGGTCTTCGGAAGGATAGATGCCTTCAAGAACCGTATAGCAAGACACGTCGTTGTCAAGGAGGGCTTTACAAAGCTCGACGGCTACTGCTTCGACGGCTACGGCTTTATGAGAGACGTTGAGCTCCCCGATACGCTTTTGCAGATAAGCGAGTATGCTTTCTCAGACTGCAAGAAGCTCGAGGAGATCAGGATCCCCAAGTCGGTCAAGAAGGTAGAGAAGGGTGCGTTCAATGCGTGCGTTTCTCTTAAAAGAGTGAGCCTGCCGGACGGTATACTCGATATAGGCGATAATACCTTCTTCTGCTGTACATCGCTCGAACAGGTGAGGATCCCTGATTCGGTCAACAGCATAGGCGAGAATGCATTCTCGGGCTGCGGCGCACTCAGGACGATCGTTGCATCGGGCAACATCAAATTCATAGATGAAAACGCATTTTCATATTGCCCCCAGCTTACTGTGGTGTGTACGGAAAATTCGTATATTCATAAATACTGTATCCAGAATAAAGTAAAATTCAAGACCCTGGCTGTCGGAACACCTCTGCCGGGCGAAGACGAAATGGAGGAATGA
- a CDS encoding leucine-rich repeat domain-containing protein, whose product MDNIFDIQDGVLVKFTGSGEVLIPDSVTEIGDSAFACCEGLTGVTIPKSVTVIAQHAFRSCPSLAKVTFSEGLKEICRFAFCECGMLRELDLPQSLDVIGNSAFRMCDMLERISLPETMERIGESAFSDCGSIKNIIFPEGIDMIRKRTFSDCRCLTDITIPEGVCAIDDLAFEYCSSLKEVALPSTVKSIGRMAFSDCSLLVRIDMSDDVSEIGMSAFYKTPLTGAGGFVIMGNGVLVSFGGGDEDITVPDGVRIIGEGAFSGNESLKRITLPESVIRISDMAFEHCRSLESVNLPSGLLQIAKGAFTGCCSLDSLALPDCLERIGADAFYDTAMLTADSREIVIYNEKYLYRCSVTQETYSVPEGITVIADGAFAGAFGITSLTLHEGLRAIGDAAFKWLSALKTITIPDSVRYIGSEAFMSSYGLHTVMRLGDRAIGEGAFPHGSKLTLTDNGRELCVVLVDDTSGSSPLFDFVREPSAASFEALEYDEYLIPVSAAYYDMLPECREYLKENITLAVCYAVNLKDDALLGRLLALDIADAGVLDDCIGYAIAHERIDGQMILMRKKNELLAGSDVSHIVDDRFSL is encoded by the coding sequence ATGGATAATATATTTGACATACAAGACGGCGTGCTTGTGAAATTCACAGGCTCGGGAGAGGTTCTGATACCCGACAGCGTAACAGAGATAGGCGACAGCGCCTTTGCCTGCTGCGAGGGGCTGACCGGCGTTACTATCCCAAAAAGCGTTACAGTGATAGCCCAGCACGCATTCCGCAGCTGCCCGTCGCTTGCCAAGGTCACATTCAGCGAGGGGCTCAAAGAGATATGCCGCTTTGCATTCTGCGAGTGCGGTATGCTAAGAGAGCTCGACCTGCCGCAGAGCCTTGATGTGATAGGCAACTCGGCTTTCCGTATGTGCGATATGCTCGAACGAATCTCTCTGCCCGAAACTATGGAGAGGATAGGTGAGAGCGCATTCTCAGACTGCGGCAGCATAAAAAACATCATCTTCCCTGAGGGGATAGATATGATAAGAAAGCGCACCTTCTCTGATTGCAGATGCCTGACAGACATCACGATTCCCGAGGGCGTGTGCGCTATCGACGACCTTGCGTTTGAATACTGCTCGTCGCTGAAAGAAGTAGCTCTGCCCTCAACTGTCAAAAGTATCGGCAGAATGGCCTTTTCTGACTGCTCGTTGCTTGTCAGGATAGATATGAGCGATGATGTCAGCGAGATAGGCATGAGCGCATTTTATAAAACACCGCTTACCGGCGCCGGCGGCTTTGTCATAATGGGCAACGGCGTGCTTGTGAGCTTTGGCGGCGGTGATGAGGATATCACAGTTCCCGACGGGGTAAGGATAATCGGCGAGGGGGCTTTCTCAGGCAATGAGAGCCTTAAGCGCATCACCTTGCCGGAAAGCGTTATCAGGATATCGGATATGGCGTTTGAGCACTGCCGCTCTCTTGAAAGCGTGAACCTGCCTTCCGGGCTTTTGCAGATAGCCAAGGGGGCGTTCACCGGCTGCTGCTCACTTGATAGCCTTGCTCTGCCGGACTGCCTTGAAAGAATAGGCGCAGATGCATTTTACGACACGGCTATGCTCACCGCAGACAGCCGTGAGATAGTTATATATAACGAAAAATACCTCTACCGCTGCTCTGTCACACAGGAGACATATTCGGTCCCGGAGGGGATAACGGTGATAGCTGACGGTGCGTTTGCAGGTGCTTTCGGTATTACGTCGCTGACACTTCACGAAGGTCTCAGGGCCATAGGTGATGCGGCCTTCAAGTGGCTCAGCGCCCTTAAAACGATAACCATCCCCGACAGTGTCAGATATATTGGCAGCGAGGCATTTATGAGCTCATACGGGCTGCATACTGTCATGCGGCTCGGCGACAGGGCGATAGGCGAGGGGGCTTTCCCTCACGGCTCTAAGCTGACCCTTACCGACAACGGCAGGGAGCTCTGTGTCGTGCTCGTTGATGACACATCAGGCTCATCACCACTGTTTGACTTCGTGAGAGAGCCCTCTGCTGCGAGCTTTGAAGCACTTGAATATGACGAATATCTGATACCCGTGTCGGCGGCGTATTATGATATGCTGCCCGAGTGCAGGGAGTATCTGAAAGAAAACATCACGCTTGCTGTCTGCTATGCGGTCAACCTCAAAGACGATGCGCTGCTCGGCAGGCTGCTGGCACTTGACATAGCAGATGCCGGCGTGCTCGATGACTGCATAGGCTATGCCATAGCCCACGAGAGGATAGACGGGCAGATGATACTTATGCGCAAGAAAAACGAGCTGCTTGCAGGCAGCGATGTGTCGCACATAGTTGACGACAGGTTCAGCCTTTGA